TGTGACTCCGAGGTAATCTCTTGATCGTGGTCTCCGAAAATGATTCTGATTTTCGATTTGCGCAGTTTCTTCACACAGTGAGCGGCAGATAGAACGTAGTCCTTCGTCAATAAGGAGCCGCCGCAATGGAACTTGCCGTCGTACACGATGCGGGCCATCCAAGGATATTGATTGACGCCAGTTGGGTTTCCCCCCACAATGCGGTTTTCTTCATTCGAGAAGCCACAATCTGCGCGAGTGAAATTTAAACGGGGCTATCACACAAATTTGAATATCACCAACAACATCACATGCACATACCACAATCACAATTCTTTAGGCTGGAATTTTCGGCATACTCAGTCTCGTCTTCGGTATCCGAAAGTCCAAAGGCATTGGATACTCCCGAACTTATGCGAAAAATTGTGTCAAATAGAAATTTACTGGTTCGTTTACTTTGGCCCGTCTGAATGGTGTTAATAGCGTCCGACTCATTGAAACCTTTTGAATATTCCAAGCTCAAGAGACTGGAATAGTTCATCGTCAACATCCAAAAAaagattatatattttaagctCATGTTCACGAATTAGATATCATTGTAACAAATGGGATATGCTTGTTTTTATGGCAAACTTGATGAAAAActaacaaaatcaaaacatttctaatatacaacaaaacaattgCAGAACTAAAACGTAATGCTTAACACGAAATTAACAAGGTTTGGGTTTCTGTAAATACGGCctaagaataaataaaagtcTGTAACTAATTAATGTAACATAAAATATGTACTAAGTTTGATCGTAATGTAGCGTACGGATCGCTTAGCGCTAATACAAAATGTGAGAGTTAGTCGCAGTGTGGCCACGTTCAACTTTCTCCCTGTTGGCCACTTTCATGGCCAAGATGTATCAGCTGATCCACCAACTTTCTCATGTTCATTTTACAAAAACCTTGAAAATAAGTGTTGTATTAAAAATGTAGcacataaaatacatttttaaaattttgtaacCCACTTCCTTTTGGAATTTTGGGACGTTTGGTCAACTTCTTGGTTTAAATTATCTTAGCAATTGTGGTATAAAAATACGATTTTTTGAGTTTTGTAACAGTAACATTTTAATATATGTGCTTTCTATCTATGCAAGTTTTTCGTTCTCCAGTCGAACAAATCGTCCACGCTACAATCTTCCTCGCTTGAACTCAGTTCCGGATCGATTTCCACCTTGGGGTTAACTTTTCGCTTTTTACTCAAAAGCAGTGTTTTCTGgtcgtttattttaatgaatcTCTTCCAGTTATCGATCTGCTCGTCGATCTCCTTGATGTGCCGCTTGAGATTGATGTCCTCCTGCTCGTCGGCCACAATTACACTGGATTCCGTGTCAGCCCGCTTGATCTCCTGCTGGAATTTCTGCCATTCCTCGTCCTGCAGTCGAGCGGCTTCGGATTTGTTGGTCTTATCCTCGTCGAAGAACTTTTCTGGCAGTTTTTCGGCAGTAGTTTCATTCACGGGCTTGCTGCTCGCATTTGGCTGGGAGGTTTTCTCTTGAATGATGTGAGGATGCTTCTCCTGGCTGCTCTGTGGAGTTTTATCGGGCAGGGTGCTGGAGTTCGTGGCAGGAGTTGGAGTCTTGGTGGACGGAGCTGCTGGGTCCTTGGGAGCAGTGGTGGTGACGGGTTTCTCCACCTTATTCTGCTTCGCCTGATCCACATTCAGTTTGTGCTGCTTGGAGTTAATGTGCACCTTCCAGACGTTGGGTTTGATGGGTATCCTGCAAATAATGCAGGTCAAGGTGCCTGAGGAGTCATACGTATAGTTCTGTTAAGGAAATCAAGTGGCTTGacgtttaattgaaaatatttttttatttaagaactatataaacaaacatttttagtttgttttggtaaacaccGGCTTATAACGTGAATTACAATTCACAATTGTgggttttttgcttttgtaaAGGATATTTTGCCAATGGTGAATCGACTGTAACTGCTGGCTTTTTGGAAACGCTTAGTTTTTTTTGAAGGCGTTTAATATTCCCATTATTCATGTtgattttctatatttttatgtttttatgcGGCGTCTGTCACTTAAGGGAATTTAACTAGAGATGAGCGCACCAGCGATTATTTAGAAATGGGCGCAGAACACGGAATGAAGATTATATTATATTGAAATGCTctaaataaaggaaaaaattgtttcaaagtattttaaattattttttaatacaacAAATAGaagtaaatacaaatttaggAACACACAAAGTTAGGTTGCCCTGGTCTCGTTATCGATTGCACTATCGATAGCCAATCCGAAAACGAGTTGGCAGTCTACCCGGCAATTTTTTTAGACTACGTGTCTAAGCGAAGAATGTGTCGTTGCATTTCAGATCGGTTATAATTTTCAAGTTACTGGCTGGAATAGGGACATGAATCGGACGCCGAAGATGCTCAACAGCAAGGTGGCTGGCTACAGCAGCCTGATCACCTTCGCCATCCTGCTAATCGCCTGGCTGGCCGGATTTTCCTCTCGCCTCTTCGCCGTCATCCGTTTCGAGTCGATTATCCATGAGTTTGATCCGTGGTTCAACTACCGGGCCACCGCCTACATGGTGCAAAATGGTTGGTACAACTTCCTCAACTGGTTCGACGAGCGTGCCTGGTATCCGCTCGGCAGGATTGTGGGCGGCACCGTGTACCCCGGCCTGATGATTACGTCCGGCGGAATCCACTGGCTTCTGCACGTACTCAACATACCGGTCCACATTCGCGACATCTGCGTGTTCCTGGCACCGATCTTCAGTGGCCTGACCTCCATCTCCACCTACCTGCTGACCAAGGAGTTGTGGTCCGCGGGCGCCGGCCTCTTCGCCGCCAGCTTCATCGCCATCGTGCCTGGCTACATAAGTAGGTCGGTGGCTGGATCGTACGATAACGAGGGCATTGCCATATTCGCCCTGCAGTTCACCTACTTTCTGTGGGTGCGCTCCGTGAAGACTGGATCCGTGTTCTGgtccgccgccgccgctttGTCCTACTTCTACATGGTGTCCGCCTGGGGAGGCTACGTGTTCATCATCAACCTGATCCCCCTGCACGTCTTCGTGCTGCTCATCATGGGCAGATACTCGCCGCGCCTGCTGACCAGCTACAGCACCTTCTACATCCTGGGACTGTTGTTCTCTATGCAGATCCCCTTCGTGGGATTCCAGCCGATTCGCACCAGTGAACATATGGCTGCGCTGGGAGTGTTTGTGCTCCTAATGGCCGTGGCCACCCTGCGCCATCTGCAGTCCGTGCTGTCGCGCAACGAGTTCCGAAAGCTGTTCATCGTCGGCGGATTGCTGGTAGGCGTTGGAGTCTTTGTGGCCGTCGTGGTGCTCACCATGCTGGGCGTTGTGGCCCCGTGGAGTGGACGTTTCTACTCGCTGTGGGATACTGGCTACGCCAAGATTCACATTCCCATCATTGCATCCGTGTCGGAGCATCAGCCCACCACTTGGTTCTCGTTCTTCTTCGATCTGCACATCCTGGTGTGCGCCTTCCCAGTGGGAGTGTGGTACTGCATCAAGCAGATCAACGACGAGCGCGTGTTTGTGGTGCTGTACGCCATCAGTGCGGTTTACTTCGCTGGAGTGATGGTGCGTTTGATGCTTACCCTCACGCCAGTGGTGTGTATGCTGGCTGGAGTGGCGTTTTCGGGACTGTTGGATGTGTTCCTGCAAGAGGATTCGTCGAAGCGAATGGGCACAGCCGTAAGCACAGCCACCGAAGTGGATGAAGCTGAGGATTCCATTGAGAAGAAGACTCTGTACGACAAGGTACGTTATTGTTACTAGGCATCTCTTAGATTTCGTTTTAAAATCACCGTACTTGCAGGCTGGTAAGCTGAAGCACCGTACTAAGCATGATGCCCAGCAGGATATTGGCATCAGCTCTAACCTGAAGAGTATTGTTATTTTGGCCGTTCTAATGCTGTTGATGATGTTCGCTGTCCACTGCACGTGGGTGACCAGCAATGCCTACTCCAGTCCCTCCATTGTCTTGGCTTTCCACAACAGTCAAGATGGGTAAGCATAAACAAATACCCCTATCGTTTAATCTTTCTAACCCTTTTCTCCGCTAGATCTCGCAACATTTTGGATGATTTCAGGGAAGCTTACTACTGGCTTTCGCAGAACACTGCTGACGATGCTCGCGTTATGTCTTGGTGGGATTACGGATACCAGATAGCGGGAATGGCAAACAGAACAACGCTGGTAGATAACAATACTTGGAACAATAGTCACATCGCGCTGGTTGGCAAGGCAATGTCTTCGACTGAGGAGAAATCCTACGAAATTATGACATCTCTTGACGTGGACTACGTTCTGGTGATCTTTGGCGGTGTGATCGGCTACTCTGGTGATGACATCAACAAGTTCCTGTGGATGGTCCGAATTGCCGAGGGAGAGCATCCCAAGGACATTAAGGAAAGCGATTACTTTACCGACCGCGGTGAATTCAGGGTAGATGCCGAAGGAGCTCCGGCCCTCCTCAACTGCCTTATGTACAAATTAAGCTACTACAGATTCGGGGAATTGAAGCTGGACTACAGGTAAgcggaaaaatgttttgtcaGGTAGCGATGCACACTAATTGCCTGTTTCAGAGGCCCATCTGGATATGATCGCACACGTAACGCCGTCATTGGAAATAAGGACTTCGATCTGACCTACCTGGAAGAGGCCTACACCACAGAGCACTGGCTTGTTCGCATCTATAGGGTAAAGAAGCCGCACGAGTTCAACAGGCCATCTCTGAAAACCAAGGAGAGAACGATTCCACCAGCAAACTTCATCTCGAGAAAGGTAGAGTACTTTGCATGCCTAAATGAACTTTAGTAACAACTTTATGCTTTGCAGAACTCGAAGCGTCGCAAGGGCTACATACGAAACCGACCGGTTGTTGTTAAAGGAAAGCGAACCTTGAAATAAACccaaataataattgtattGATCTTTcaccaatatatatataacttggttaaaacaCTTTACACATAGCACATGGTTTGGTGAAAGTGTGTCCACCGCATCCTCATGTTGAGGGCTTTAAATGCCGCCTCAAAATCAACTTTCGCATACTTCCCGACTCGTGTGACACAATTTTATCGAGTTGCTGCTTTGATGAAATTTCCGGTTCCTTCGATTTAAAACTGTTCGCGGCTCCACCATTCATTGTCTTAAGCTAGCAATTCAATAAAGCAGAGTGTACATTTTTAAACCTTAATATCATagttattcatttttattcgAACAGTAGCGAACTACAGCTCACAGGTCAAATAGTGCTACTAGTTATCATTGCGGCGACGTCGCTGAATTTTTCGTTCCAGGTCCCTGGACTTTTGCTTCTTGGGGGGTATGAAAACATCGGGCTCATCGAGTTCATTTTGGTTAGAAGACTTGGGCAGTACCATGTTGGTATCGAAGTTGAACTCATCGTTGGAATTGGCCAGTTGTCTGCGAAACACGGCCGCGCTGTTCGTGACCCGTGCTTTGGGATGGGATGGAGGTAGCCACGAAACAGTTTGGGTGGTCGAGTTATAGAAGTAGTACGCCCTGCAGCCCTTATCGTAGATATCCTTCCAGCCCGCCTCCAGTGGATATTTTCGCAGCAATCTCTTGTAGCGCTTGAGATACCTATGGCCGGGTTGCGAGTGCGGGGCGCTGTTGAACTTATTCACGCAATACAGCGAGCATTTGTGGTATATGTTGTACTTGTTGGGACACAGCTTGTATCCATGGTAGGACTCGTTCACGCCGATCCGCTCCTTGATGCGGTGCGACCAGAACTGCTCCTCCACGCTCCTGCGCTTGGGCTCCGGGGATATGTCCTCCTTGTACGGGTACGGAGCGCTCTTGTCATCGTCGTCGTAGTTTTCGGCTATAATCTCCTCTATAGCTTCTGAAATTGGTGTGGTTCCTGCGGATAGATGACATTGATTATCTTCTTGGGATTATATACCTATCCTGATTCCATTACATACCCGATTGTTTTGTCACAAGACCGCGCTTCTTCAGGCGCTGCAACAGTGCAGCTGGTAGGCTCATTTTTCTATTATTCTGCTACTTTtgaagtttaaataaatacggTCCAGAAAAATAATGTcaatataaaacaataatatgACCATGCGAGTACATGTATAAAATACCACAGGTTCAAGAAATTTGATTCTCAAAAATGGGATTtcttaaatgaaaatgataaagattttaatataattatattataggttgctaaatgtaaaatatacatatactttgtgtaatttttgtactattttttttttaatccacttgtttaaaatttgtattaaaattcCATTGAATGGTATTTTGAGCCCCAGGCCCGTACGGTCATATTATTTTCAGCTGCTCGAATAATATTTCAGGTCATATAAATTTGACtgaatattattaaattcaacCACAATATGGCCGATAACGCAGAACCACTGACTTTGTCCAGAGGTAAGGATGCATGCCACCAATGCCCAGTTGGAGGAAACTCACCGCAATGCCCCAACTTTCAGATGTCAAAAGATCGATAGAGCTGCTGGAAAAGCTGCAAGCGAGTGGAGACTTCCCCACGACAAAACTGGCCGCCCTGCAGAAGGTGCTCAACTCCGACTTCATGACCTCCGTGCGGGAGGTGTACGAGCACGTCTACGAGACGGTGGACATCCAGGGATCCCACGACGTGAGGGCATCCGCCACTGCCAAGGCCACTGTGGCAGCTTTCGCGGCCAGCGAAGGGCACGCTCATCCCAGAGTCGTTGAGCTGCCCAAAACGGAGGAGGGTAAGCCACGCCCTTATCTAAGAAACTGGGGGATTCTGCTTTATCATAGAACCATTCACTAGATCTAAAAGTTTCATAGATGGAGAATACATATCTATTATACATCTTATATGgaatattttccaaatgttGCTGCTATAAAactgtttcctttttttcagGCTTGGGTTTCAATGTaatgggcggcaaggagcAAAACTCGCCCATCTATATATCCCGAATAATACCTGGAGGCGTGGCTGACAGGCATGGAGGACTGAAAAGAGGCGATCAACTTCTGTCTGTGAATGGTGTGGTAAGTTATTAATTCTTTTCCCTTAACTCTGTGATTACAAACTTAACACATTTCAACACTTCAGTCTGTTGAAGGAGAAAACCACGAGAAGGCCGTGGAGCTGTTAAAGCAAGCTGTCGGATCTGTGAAGCTGGTGGTGCGCTACACACCAAAGGTTCTcgaggaaatggaaatgcgatTTGATAAGCAACGCAACACACGTCGTCGCCAATAAGGAACATCGGCAAAAACTTGTGCCATAGTAGTTTTTGCCATTAGACCATACTGTTATGCACGTATGAGTAAATCAAGCCCTTACGAATAACATAATTTAACACAAAtaccatttaaatattatttattacaaaGAAACTCTGAAAAATTACTCTTTAATCGTAAAAAGTGAGTGTTATGTATTTGTAACTAATTACCGTGTTGGTTTTTGTTccaataaatgtaatttaaattgtCAGACAATGTGAATcttttctttataaatttCGGTCCAAACAATGTGCCCCagttataaaattattttgtagtttttagTACGACTGGcgtagaaaatataaaaatacatttttattgcttttctTTACAACGTATTACTTTTGCACAACTCAGGAGAAGGATCGGTTCTTCAACTTTTTAAGGAACTCCTTGGCCTGCTTATCACCTAGTCTGTATTCCAAGGCACGCAGTGAATCGGAA
This genomic stretch from Drosophila yakuba strain Tai18E2 chromosome 3R, Prin_Dyak_Tai18E2_2.1, whole genome shotgun sequence harbors:
- the LOC6538597 gene encoding zinc finger protein 830, yielding MNNGNIKRLQKKLSVSKKPAVTVDSPLAKYDSSGTLTCIICRIPIKPNVWKVHINSKQHKLNVDQAKQNKVEKPVTTTAPKDPAAPSTKTPTPATNSSTLPDKTPQSSQEKHPHIIQEKTSQPNASSKPVNETTAEKLPEKFFDEDKTNKSEAARLQDEEWQKFQQEIKRADTESSVIVADEQEDINLKRHIKEIDEQIDNWKRFIKINDQKTLLLSKKRKVNPKVEIDPELSSSEEDCSVDDLFDWRTKNLHR
- the LOC6538598 gene encoding dolichyl-diphosphooligosaccharide--protein glycosyltransferase subunit STT3B; its protein translation is MNRTPKMLNSKVAGYSSLITFAILLIAWLAGFSSRLFAVIRFESIIHEFDPWFNYRATAYMVQNGWYNFLNWFDERAWYPLGRIVGGTVYPGLMITSGGIHWLLHVLNIPVHIRDICVFLAPIFSGLTSISTYLLTKELWSAGAGLFAASFIAIVPGYISRSVAGSYDNEGIAIFALQFTYFLWVRSVKTGSVFWSAAAALSYFYMVSAWGGYVFIINLIPLHVFVLLIMGRYSPRLLTSYSTFYILGLLFSMQIPFVGFQPIRTSEHMAALGVFVLLMAVATLRHLQSVLSRNEFRKLFIVGGLLVGVGVFVAVVVLTMLGVVAPWSGRFYSLWDTGYAKIHIPIIASVSEHQPTTWFSFFFDLHILVCAFPVGVWYCIKQINDERVFVVLYAISAVYFAGVMVRLMLTLTPVVCMLAGVAFSGLLDVFLQEDSSKRMGTAVSTATEVDEAEDSIEKKTLYDKAGKLKHRTKHDAQQDIGISSNLKSIVILAVLMLLMMFAVHCTWVTSNAYSSPSIVLAFHNSQDGSRNILDDFREAYYWLSQNTADDARVMSWWDYGYQIAGMANRTTLVDNNTWNNSHIALVGKAMSSTEEKSYEIMTSLDVDYVLVIFGGVIGYSGDDINKFLWMVRIAEGEHPKDIKESDYFTDRGEFRVDAEGAPALLNCLMYKLSYYRFGELKLDYRGPSGYDRTRNAVIGNKDFDLTYLEEAYTTEHWLVRIYRVKKPHEFNRPSLKTKERTIPPANFISRKNSKRRKGYIRNRPVVVKGKRTLK
- the LOC6538599 gene encoding uncharacterized protein LOC6538599, which translates into the protein MSLPAALLQRLKKRGLVTKQSGTTPISEAIEEIIAENYDDDDKSAPYPYKEDISPEPKRRSVEEQFWSHRIKERIGVNESYHGYKLCPNKYNIYHKCSLYCVNKFNSAPHSQPGHRYLKRYKRLLRKYPLEAGWKDIYDKGCRAYYFYNSTTQTVSWLPPSHPKARVTNSAAVFRRQLANSNDEFNFDTNMVLPKSSNQNELDEPDVFIPPKKQKSRDLERKIQRRRRNDN
- the LOC6538600 gene encoding protein lin-7 homolog C encodes the protein MADNAEPLTLSRDVKRSIELLEKLQASGDFPTTKLAALQKVLNSDFMTSVREVYEHVYETVDIQGSHDVRASATAKATVAAFAASEGHAHPRVVELPKTEEGLGFNVMGGKEQNSPIYISRIIPGGVADRHGGLKRGDQLLSVNGVSVEGENHEKAVELLKQAVGSVKLVVRYTPKVLEEMEMRFDKQRNTRRRQ